The region CAACGCACGCGGACAGAGTCTGTTGAGAAACTGGGCAAGCTGGGTATTGAGGTAACTGAAGAACATATTTACAACAGTGCTATGGCTACCAGTACTTTTCTGAAAGATCAGTACCCAGGGTGCAGTGCTTACGTGCTGGGCGAAGGTGGCTTGCTAACCAGCCTGGAAGAAACTGGAATAGTGCTGGTGGATAAAGACCCAGACTTTGTTATACTTGGTGAAGGGCACGAATTTACCTTGCAAATGGTGCACAGTGCTGTGGATATGATCTTGGCGGGTGCAAAGTTTATTGCCACTAACCGCGACCCATCTCCCCGGAAAGCAGGTTGGAACAACCTCGGCATTGCCGCTACAGCCGCCATGATTGAGGAAGCCAGCGGCCGCGAAGCTTTTGTAATAGGGAAACCAAGCCCCGTGATGATGCGCTCTGCAAGTGCTTACATGCAACTGTTACCCTCGCAGACCACCATAATTGGCGACACGATGGAGACCGATATAAAAGGTGGTATTTATATGGGCTTTAAAACTGTCCTGGTATTATCCGGCATGGCAGATAAAGAAACTCTTTCTACCTACGCCTATAAACCTAACCTGGTAGTAAAGGCTGTAAATGAAATAGAGCTGCCCTTAAAATGGTGGTAAGCCGCTGAAAGCTTTGCAGCAAAGTTAAGTGTGCCTTATTGAGCAGGCGCGTCAAGCAATAAATGTAACAACTTTATCTGATGGTTTTCGACAATTGCAATGTCCATACCCGTAGCTACGGGTGTTTGGCCGGGGATGCCCAGTGTCCAGGTAATGTGCTGCACCTGGTGGTTAACATGCGATGGCCTGCTCAGCTCAAACTTAAATTCCAGTGGCCATTGCGACTGGAGCTTGGAGATTAGCTCGTTTATAGCCTCATAACCTTCAATTGCCGGTCCGTCGTTCGACTCATAGAAAACAATGTCGGCAGCGTATATCTCTGCCATAGCTTTTAGCCTTTTTTCCGGATCACGGTCGTTCCATATTATTAAAAGGCTGTCCTCTAAAAGTTTTGCGCTGCTATCCATTATTGATGTTGTTTGTTTCAAATGTATCATTTCTGATGAATCTGACATGCGGCAAACGCAGCCCGATGTATAAATTCTTAATTTTGCGGCAGATAAAAGTTTCACCATGTCTATATCCACCGAAAACGAAAGAACCGGGATGCAGCAGGCCAGCGATGCGGTTGCCATTACGCTTAAAAAGATGCGGGAGTATGCAAAACCCGGTATATCTACAAAGGAACTTGACGACTACGGCGGCAAATTACTGGCAGAACTTGGCGCATCATCGGCACCATTGCTTACCTATAATTTCCCCGGGTATACCTGCATAAGCGTTAACGAAGTAGCCGCGCACGGCATACCATCAGCAAATGTGATACTTAAAGAGGGCGACCTGATAAATATCGACGTATCTGCAGAGCTGAACGGCTATTGGGCCGATAACGGTGGGTCATTCGTTATAGGAGAGGACCTGCACGGCCATGGCAAGCTGGTAGAAGCATCTAAAGAGATATTAAAGAAAGCCATCAGCAACATTAAAGGCGGTGTTAGGATATCTGATATTGGCAAGCTTATAGAGACCGAAGCTAAAAAGGCAGGGTATACTGTCCTGAAGAACTTAACCGGACACGGCGTGGGCCGCAGCCTGCATGAAGAGCCACACGAAATTGCTAATTACTGCGACAGGTATAACACCACCCGTTTCAAAAAGAATTCTGTAGTGGCGATAGAGACTTTTATTTCCACAAAGTCGACCATTGCCGAAACACAGGCCGATGGATGGACACTTATTGGCAACCGCGGCGGGTTTGTTGCACAGCACGAACATACTATAATGGTGACCGGCGGCCAGCCGGTAATTTTTACCGCTGAGAACGGCATTTGGGATTAAGCCCCGCCAACTTATTTGCGTAATATTTTGTCCATAGCTTTACCTTTTGCCAGTTCGTCTATCAGCTTATCCATATAGCGTATCTTCTGCATTAGCTCATCTTCGATGTCTTCTACACGATAGCCGCAAATTACACCAGTTATTTTCGATGCATTTGGGTGCAGCTGAGGCGCTTCTGCAAAAAAGGCTTCCAGGCTGCATTTATCATCAATTTGCTGCTGTAGCTGCTGTTGGCTATAACCCGTTAGCCAGCAGATAACGGCGTCTGCCTCTTCCTTTGTACGGCCTTTCTTCTCTACTTTGTTAATGTAGTGGGGGTACACGCCCGCAAAGGACATTTTGTAAACTTTGGTGTTATCCATTGATGCCGGGTTTATACACAATTATAGTACTTGTTAATACAACTTAATAATCTATCTGCATCAATTCTCAGTTTTAAAAAATGTAGCAAGCAAGCCCCCGTTTACTTATCTTACGCCCAATTATACATCACCATGATCTCATTTCTGCAACGCGCTTTACTCATTGCTGCTTTTACTTTAGCTGGATACAGCATTCACGCCCAGGTCGCCCGTTTTACTATTAAGAGCCCTGATAATAAAATATCAGCAACGTTTTTTAACAGTAACGGTGCGTTATATTACAAGGTGCAGTTTAAGGGCCAAGCTGTTATTGAACCATCGGCCATGGGTTTGGTGGTAGATAGCAGTGTTTACGCAAAATGCAAGCCGATACATCCATCCAAAATAGCGTTAATAAGAAACACTTTCGCCTGGCGGGGTGTACACAGCTTGGCTCAACACCACGCAAACTCATCAACAATTAAAATTATGTCCGATGATAAAAGCAAAGCTGACTGGGCCGTTGATGTGCAGGTGTTTAACAACGGTGTTGCTTTCAGGTACAATATTCCTCATAATGGCGTTGCAGAAGTTAGCCGTGAGCTAACTGAGTTTACTGTTCCTGCGCAGTCTGCCGTTTGGTGGCAGGGAGATATCCATAACTATGAAGGTGAGTATACCAGGAGCCAGCCATCTGCCATCAAGAAAGGGCAGCCTATTGGTATGCCGCTTACATTAGTGCTGCCCAATAACTTCGGCTATGCCGCCGTTACAGAGGCTGGTATTAACAACTTTGCCGGGGCACATCTTGTAGCAGGTGGTTTCAATTCGTTTTATACTGCTCTTGAAGGAAACGTAAAGCTAAGCGGCAGTACCAAAACACCATGGCGGGTGATCAGCATAGGGCAAAACCTTAATGAGCTGGTTAACGCTGATATTGTGGCCAGCTTATCTGATAAGCCGGACGCAATATTGTTCCCTCAAGGCTTTAATACCCCTTGGATAAAACCGGGCAAAAGTGTATGGTCATGGATGACGGCTAACCGCGCTGTTACTCCGGAGAACATGCGGAAGTTTTCTGACCTGGCGGCACAATGCGGCATCCCTTACAATCTTGTTGATGATGGCTGGGGAAAGTGGCGCGAGCCAGGCAAAGACCAATGGCAGATACTCAAGGATCTGGTCGATTACTCTGCTGCTAAAAACGTAAAGATTTGGGTTTGGGCTGCCTATCCCGACAACAATGGCTTACCGGGACTTAGGGACTCGGTTTACCTCAAGACATTTCTAACCAAATGCCACGAGATGGGTGTAGCAGGGGTAAAGATTGATTTCATGAGCAGCGAATCCCAAAATGTGATGGCTTTTTACGAGCGTGCGTGCAGAGAAGCCGCCAGGCTTAAGTTAATGATTGATTTTCATGGTGCAGGTAAACCGTCTGGACAAAGCCGTACCTGGCCTAACGAGCTTACAAGAGAAGCTGTACGGGGACTTGAATACAGCGACGATACCGATTGGCCTACCCACAATACCATCATCCCGTTTACCCGTTACTTGGCTGGGCCTGGGGATTATACGCCGCTTAGCACGGCTAAGTTTGTATCGAATACCACGCTTGCTCACCAGGTTGCTACAGTGGTGACATTTACATCGCCGTTTTTGTGTTTGGGTGTTGACCCGGCCGACTTGCTGAAAAGCGAAGCATTGCCGTTTGTACGGGCTATACCTAGCGTATGGGACGAAACAATTGTGTTGCAACCAAGCGCCATAGGTGAAGTGTGCGTAATGGCCCGCCGCAGTGGCACAAAGTGGTTTTTGGCTGTAATAAACAATAAGCAGGCAAAAGATATTACAGTGCCATTGTCGTTTCTTGGTGATAAAACTTACAGCTGCAAGTCGCTTGGGAATACTACCCTGTCAGGTAAAATAAACGGTGGAGGCCGGCCCACCAATAAAATGATCAAGGTTGCGCTAAAATCCGGTGACGGCATGGTAGCTATTTTTGAGCCGATGTAAGGAAAACTATGATCCTGCCGATTGGTTACAACAGCGTGGTATACGGTAATTACATAAAAAATGAGTAGCCAGTGTTTATCTGCCTACTCATCCCGCTTTATAATTTCGTTATCTCCTTCTTGCGGCACTTCATCAACCTGGCTGTCATCGCTTGTTAACAGGCAGTTACTAAGCTGTTGAACTATTGAGGTTAAAGACTCATCGTTTCCTGCCAGTGCAATAACTTTCCTGATTTGTTCAGGAGTTGCTTCGATATCTATTTTCATGGTGATAACAAAGCAATAAAAAAGCCAGAAAAGTAGAGATAGTTGATTAAGCAACCCGCATCGGCGAAGCTTACGGCGTGTGTTTTTGGTAGAAAGCTTATAACGTTTGACAATCCCGTTGAGAGCGGCGCTGTGGAAGTAGAAAGGCTTTATGCTTGAAAGGAAATTTTATAATATTTATTATCTTTTAATAAAGTTGATTAACTTATAGCACATTAAACTTTATCATGAAAAAATTAATACTATTTGTAACACTTGCAATGTATGTCTTTACCAGTTGCAAGAAAGATGCTGTGAGATCAAATCTTGAACCTGCT is a window of Mucilaginibacter terrenus DNA encoding:
- a CDS encoding glycoside hydrolase family 97 protein, with the translated sequence MISFLQRALLIAAFTLAGYSIHAQVARFTIKSPDNKISATFFNSNGALYYKVQFKGQAVIEPSAMGLVVDSSVYAKCKPIHPSKIALIRNTFAWRGVHSLAQHHANSSTIKIMSDDKSKADWAVDVQVFNNGVAFRYNIPHNGVAEVSRELTEFTVPAQSAVWWQGDIHNYEGEYTRSQPSAIKKGQPIGMPLTLVLPNNFGYAAVTEAGINNFAGAHLVAGGFNSFYTALEGNVKLSGSTKTPWRVISIGQNLNELVNADIVASLSDKPDAILFPQGFNTPWIKPGKSVWSWMTANRAVTPENMRKFSDLAAQCGIPYNLVDDGWGKWREPGKDQWQILKDLVDYSAAKNVKIWVWAAYPDNNGLPGLRDSVYLKTFLTKCHEMGVAGVKIDFMSSESQNVMAFYERACREAARLKLMIDFHGAGKPSGQSRTWPNELTREAVRGLEYSDDTDWPTHNTIIPFTRYLAGPGDYTPLSTAKFVSNTTLAHQVATVVTFTSPFLCLGVDPADLLKSEALPFVRAIPSVWDETIVLQPSAIGEVCVMARRSGTKWFLAVINNKQAKDITVPLSFLGDKTYSCKSLGNTTLSGKINGGGRPTNKMIKVALKSGDGMVAIFEPM
- a CDS encoding nuclear transport factor 2 family protein, whose product is MSDSSEMIHLKQTTSIMDSSAKLLEDSLLIIWNDRDPEKRLKAMAEIYAADIVFYESNDGPAIEGYEAINELISKLQSQWPLEFKFELSRPSHVNHQVQHITWTLGIPGQTPVATGMDIAIVENHQIKLLHLLLDAPAQ
- a CDS encoding HAD-IIA family hydrolase, encoding MKHGLMIDMDGVIYAGDTLIEGADIFIKRLLEEDVPFTFLSNNSQRTRTESVEKLGKLGIEVTEEHIYNSAMATSTFLKDQYPGCSAYVLGEGGLLTSLEETGIVLVDKDPDFVILGEGHEFTLQMVHSAVDMILAGAKFIATNRDPSPRKAGWNNLGIAATAAMIEEASGREAFVIGKPSPVMMRSASAYMQLLPSQTTIIGDTMETDIKGGIYMGFKTVLVLSGMADKETLSTYAYKPNLVVKAVNEIELPLKWW
- a CDS encoding DUF2200 domain-containing protein; its protein translation is MDNTKVYKMSFAGVYPHYINKVEKKGRTKEEADAVICWLTGYSQQQLQQQIDDKCSLEAFFAEAPQLHPNASKITGVICGYRVEDIEDELMQKIRYMDKLIDELAKGKAMDKILRK
- the map gene encoding type I methionyl aminopeptidase — its product is MSISTENERTGMQQASDAVAITLKKMREYAKPGISTKELDDYGGKLLAELGASSAPLLTYNFPGYTCISVNEVAAHGIPSANVILKEGDLINIDVSAELNGYWADNGGSFVIGEDLHGHGKLVEASKEILKKAISNIKGGVRISDIGKLIETEAKKAGYTVLKNLTGHGVGRSLHEEPHEIANYCDRYNTTRFKKNSVVAIETFISTKSTIAETQADGWTLIGNRGGFVAQHEHTIMVTGGQPVIFTAENGIWD